The sequence CATTGGCCTCGGCGATTCCGGACTCAAGCGCGCTGTAAACCGCCTGCAAGTCGTGCCCATCGGCAACCTCAATGACCTTCCAGCCGAGATGCGCCAGCGCGGCGAAACTCGGTTGCATCGAAAAACTATCATCCGTGATGCGACCGGAAAGCTTCGTGTCGTTATCGGAAAGAATGAGCACGAACGGATTCACGCGCCCTTTCGCCGCGAGGCCGGGAATGGCGGCGACGGATTCCTTGGCCTCGCCTTCCATCATCGCGCCATCGGAAATCGTGCATATAGTCACGCGCTCGTTGCCCGCCATTTTGTCGCCAATGGCCAGGCCTTGCGCTTGCGGCAAGCCGGAGCCGAGCGGGCCGTTGCTAATTAAAATTCCTTCGGGATTGATATGGCTTTCGCCGTGCCCCGTGAGTTTGCTTTCGATCCCACGAAAGCCACGCAGCGTTTCGTAGCTCATTCCGTCAAACGCATAATTCGCGCGCAACGCGTACACGCCATTTTCCGTGTGACCGGCGTCATTCACAAAATGAAACGCCTCGTGCCATTGCCGTCCCTTCGCGGCAAACATCAGCGCGTGCGTGGCCGCCATAATTTCCGCGAACGCCGCCGGACCACCCCAGTGACACGCCGCGCCGCCGACCACCGCGTGCACATTCATTAGCGCCACCGCCGCGCGAGTCGCTTTGGGATCGGCCACTGTCACCTCGGCACCCGCGCGATCTTGCACCGTCACGGAATACTTCGGCGGCTCCGATGGCGTGCTCGCCAAGCGGGACGGAATGGAAATTGGAGTCAACGCCGGCGCTTCGATCGGCTTCACGTTTGCGGATTCATCTGCTCCCATAAATAAAAAAAGTCTGTGTGGTTTGTGTGTAAAATGAAAACTGGTACGCACGGCAGGACTTGAACCTGCAACCTTTAGTTCCGGAAACTACTGCTCTATCCAATTGAGCTACGCACGCGAAGGGGTTGAGGCTAGCGCACGCGCGGGCATCCCGCAACTCTCTAATAGCCTGCCTCCTCGGCACCATCCTCTTCTTCCTCGTATTGGGGAGTAAAAACGGCGATGCCTCGAAAATACGCACTGGAGCCCGCGCCTTCCTGGCAAATGGATACGCTGACCGGCTCCATTCCGTTTTGGCCCGCGTATCGGTTGATGGCGGCAGACACGGACTCGACTGAGTCCCCCGTAAATCCAGCGGCTTCATTGCGCATCCGGAAAATTCAACTGAAAGTCAGCGCGAACTCAACTGAATATTATGAACAGGGTTTTTGACATTTCAATTTGGTTTGCAATATCAGAACCCGACGCCAAACTGGCGGCGATGAAAACCACTTCGCTTTCACGCCGCCAATTCCTCACCACCACCGCGCTGGCCTTTCCGTATGTCGCCACGCGGTCGTGGGCTAAATCACCAAATTCTACCGTACGACACGTGAGTTTCGGCGCCAACGGCATGGCCTTCGCCGATCTAAATGCAATTTCGGGTGTTTCTAATGTAGAAATGATTGCTTGTGCGGAAATCGATCCGGCAAGGCAGGATCGGTTTGCCAAAAAGTTTCCGAAAGCGAAACGCTACACCGACTGGCGGAAACTCCTGGACAAAGAAGCGAAAAATTTTGACACCGCTAATGTGTCTACCCCGGATCATATGCATGCACCCATTGCCATGGGTGCCATGCAACTGGGCAAACATGTGTATGTGCAGAAACCACTATCCCATGATGTGTTTGAAAGCCGCAAGCTGCGTGAGTATGCCGCGGCCAACAAGCTGGTGACTCAGATGGGGATTCAGGTCCATTCGAGTCAAGTTTACCGCGAGGCTGTGGAGCTCGTTCATCAAGGCGCCATTGGTAAAGTCACAGAAGTGCACACTTGGAGCAGCAAGAAATGGGGCGACACTAGTCCACGCCCCAGCCGGAAAGATAAAATACCTGCCGGGATGGATTGGGACGCATGGTGCGGAGTAGCTACCAAGAATGATTTTATCAATGGTTACTACCATCCTGGCAATTGGCGTAGGCGCCTTGATTACGGCACCGGAACCTTTGGTGATATGGGCTGCCACATCTATGATCCTATGTACGGTGCCGTCGGACTAACAGCGCCCATCAGCGTCCGCAGCGAAGGCCCGGCTCCGGTAGCCAATTCACACAGCTGGAATATTAACGCTAAAATTCACTATGTGTTCCCAGGCACCAAATATACTGAAGGTAAAACGATAAACGTTACCTGGTACGACGGTGATCAACGACCGGATGCTAATGTACAAAAGAGGATCGGCCGTGGGTTACCCGGGCAAGGATCCGTTCTCTTTGGCACAAAGGGACACATGATTATCCCCCATGTCGGCAAAGCCATTCTTTTACCCGAAGACAAATATAAGGATTACAAACGTCCTGAAATAGGCGCAGTCAATCACTGGGAATCGTTCATCTACGCATCACGCGGAGAAGGTAAGACCTCGGCGAATTTTGACTACTCTGGACCGATGACTGAAGCAATTCTGCTCGGAGGCATCGCTACGCGCTATCCGAAAGAAGAGCTACGCTGGGACGCTGATAAACTAACTTTCAGCAATAACAGCATTGCCACGGCTCTTGTTAAACGAGAATACCGCAAGGGATGGGAAGTGGAAGGGCTTTAACCCCGCCAATTTTCCAACACTTTAAACGCACGCCCCAAGTGCTCCGGATGCACGAGGGTTTGGAATTGGCGTATGCGTTCGGGTGTCCACTCGGGAAAACAATCCTGATTTTGCAGCGTTTTCTCGAAGATGCTAACAAGCCATTGGGCTTGAGTTGAAACAATCCGCTCATGAACACCAGCGGCCTCGGCGGCAAACCCCAGTGCGGCCAGGTTCACCGAGGCGGTGAGATCTTGTTCACCCACATTGGCCAGCAGATTGTCGGTTTGGCGCTGACCGTGATAGGCACGCAAAGTTCCGTGAGGACGCGGGGGCGCAAAAAACTCTTCCTCCTCTAAAAAATAATCAATCGCCACCGCACGGCCTTTGCGCAGGGAAGTACACACTTCATTCCAAAAAGGCGTGAGCGTGGGGACTTGAACCATGCCGGTGCCATCAGGCAACCCGCCCCCAACATTCCAACTGTCTTTGACGGCATCCATCCGGTGCCATTCGAATTGGCCCCCGCTTTCCCCTACACCGCATTCAAACCAACTTTTTGTTTCAGAATCCCACTCAAGTTTTTGCGCCGGAAATGCATCGAGCAATTCGTTGCAAAAAAACACGCCATGAATGGCTGGTGGCATTTCTTTTCTCCACTGGATTTTCCCTTCGTGAGAGGCAAGCATTTCACTTTGCCACTCCTGGCGAACACGCGAGGGCTCCAGTAAAACGAACGTCATACGTTCGTAAATTCCTGGATGCCAAACGCGAAAGGTTTCAAGAATATCATTAGCCAACCGTCCATCATGCGCGCCGGCTTCGACCAATTGTATGGGGCCTTCCAACTCCGCAAGCCATTCGGAGAATTGAAATGCCAGCAATTCACCAAACACGGACCCCACGCTGACGCTGGTAAAAAAATCACCGCGCCGGCCGACCTTGTGTTGTTTTTCGTAGTAACCCAAGCCCGGCTCATACAGTGCCAGCTCCATAAAACGTCTAAACGGAATTCCGCCTTTTTGGGCAATTTCGTTGTGAATCCGTTGTTCAAGTTCGTTCATTGCTTGCGATGCGTCGCGCGTTGTTTTACAAACGCCGCCACATCCTGACCCTATGTCACCTGCTGCATCAACTCGTAAACGCCTCGACCAAGCTTTGTTCGACAACGGACAAACTGAAAGCCGTGAAAAAGCCAAACGCCTTATTATGGCCGGCAAGGTTCGCATCAACGATCAGTTAGCGCGCAAGCCCAGCGATTCGGTGTTACCGGAGGACACGCTAAAAATCGAGGAGCCGGAAAAATACGTGAGCCGCGGCGGGTTTAAATTGGAAAAGGCACTGAAGGATTTCTCCATCAAAGTGAAGGACGCCATTGCAGTCGATCTCGGCGCGTCCACCGGCGGCTTCACGGACTGTCTATTGCAAGCGGGCGCCAGGCGCGTGTACGCGGTGGACGTGGGCAAGGGCCAACTCGCGTGGCATTTGCGGCGCGATCACCGCGTGATCGTGATGGAAAAAACCAACGCCCGCCATCTCGATCGCAACGCATTGCCTAAAAATTTTGAGCGCGCGGATGTGATCACCATCGATTGCTCATTTATCTCACTGCGCAAAATCATCCCCGCCGCCGTTGCTTTATTACGTGGAGGAGGTACACTGATTGCGCTGATCAAGCCGCAGTTCGAAGCCGCCAAAATCGAAGTAGACAAAGGTGCCGGCGTCATCAAAGACCCCGCCATCCACGCGCGCGTGATACATGAATTGAAAGCATTTGTGGAAGAACACGGCGGATTAGTGTGGCGTGGCGACACGGAATCGCCCCTCACCGGCCCCAAAGGCAACAAAGAATTTCTGGCTTGGATTGAAAAAAAATAAATCCATCAAGACCGTTGGCCTCATCGCCAACCCGAAACACGCCACCGAAACAGGCTTGGCGCGCGAAGCCGCCAATCTCATCACCGGTGCCGGTCGCAAGCTGATGGTGGATCAAACCACCGTGACCGCCACCGGCGTGGACGGCATCACGCTGCCAAACCTTATCGAGCTGGCTCGCCTGTGCGACCTCATGGTGGTAGTGGGCGGCGACGGCACCGTGCTGCATGTGGCGCGCAAAACCGCTGGATGCAACACCCCCATCCTCGGCGTCAACTCCGGACGACTCGGATTCCTCACATCCGCTTCCGAAGAAACTCTGGAAGAAGGGCTCGGGAGCTTATGGAGCGGCAAATACATCGTTGATCCACTGCCCCTCATCGAAGCCGCTGGCGAACACAACGGCAATAAATATAAAGCACTCGCGTTAAACGACATCCTCATCAGCCGCGGCGCCAATCCGCGCCTTGTGGAGCTCGAAGTGGCCATGGACGGCGAGGCGCTCACACACTACCGCTGCGATGGTTTGATCGTCGCCACCCCGGCCGGTTCCACGGCCTATTCGCTGGCGGCCGGCGGAGCAGTAGTCACGCCGCGCGCGGAGGTGCTCACGCTCAACCCCATTTGTCCGCAGGCACTTTCCAATCGTCCGCTCATCATCAGTTTTGCCTCCACGATTGAAGTTAAAATTTTGAAGCATCGCGCCGAAACTTATCTTTCCGCCGATGGCCAAATGCAAACCGAACTGGCTACGGGCGATTGCATTCGCATCCGGCGCAGTCGACAAAAGGCGCGCCTCGTGCGGCTGGAAGGCCATTCATTTTTCGAGACACTGCGCCACAAACTCAACTGGACCGGTTCCCACGCCTAATGGTGCGCCTCAAAGACATCGCGGCCAGCGCGGGCGTTTCGGTGATGACTGTCTCCAAAGCCCTGCGCGACGAGCCGGATATTTCTGCCAAAACCAAGTCGCGCATTAAAACGCTCGCCGCCGAAGTTGGCTATGTGCCCAATCATTCCGCACGCGGATTACGCACGCGCAAGACGCATCAGTTTGGCCTCGTCATTTCCTCGCTCACCAATCCCGTTTACACACGCACCTTTATGGCCATCGAGGAACAAGCGCACGAGCTGGGCTACGAAATTATCCTCGCCCAAACGCTGAATAATCCTGAACGCGAAGCCGCGTGCATCCGGCGATTGCTCGCTCGTCAGGTCGATGGACTTTTCATCCGGCCCGTGTATCGCGCTGATCCTGCCGCTGCGATTTATGATGAACTCAAGCAACGCGGCACCCCCACCGTCATCCTCGGCCATCGCGCTTTGTTTTGCAGTGATTTTCCGAATGTGGAAACCGATGACCTCGCCGCTACCGAAGCCGCCACCCAACATTTGCTCGAACTGGGCCATCGCCGCATCGCGTGCTTTGCTGGGCCCACGTTTGCTCCGTGGGCGCAGGAACGTTTTGAGGGCTATCGACGCGCGTTGATGGGGCAACAAATCGAGGCGGACGAAAAACTTATCTTCCATTCCGGCTCCACTATCGAAGAAGGCAAAGCCGCCGCGTTGCAGTTAATTAATGAACGCCCCGGCGCCACCGCCATCCTCGCCGCCAACGACCTCGTCGCCATCGGCGCGGCCACCACGCTGCTCGATCAAGGCGTGAAAATCCCCGAAGACATTTCCGTGGTCGGCTTCGGCAACACCCTCACTGCCGAATATTTCCGCGTACCGTTGACCACCGTCAGTCAACCCAAATATCGCCGGGGCATTTCCGCAATGGAATCAATGACCACCCTCCTCGCCGGCGAAACCGTGGGCACCAAACGATTAGCCGCCGAATTAGTCATCCGCAAAAGCACCGCCGCCCCCCTGTAGCCTGGACCACCGATCCGGGCTACATAAGCCATCGCATTGCTTTGTTTTTCTAGCTTCCATCTTCACCCCACCCCTCTCCCAGGAAGGCTAAGATGATAAAAAATTGACCTCAAAAAATCATGCGAGTCCGAAGCCACCCCGTTTCAATCGAGTCGCGCATTTCAAAACAATCACAACCTCAGCGGAAGAGGCTTGGGGTGAAAGAGAAAAGCACCAAAGACTTACCGCGCCGCAAACCGCTCGACGTATTTGCCGAGCATATCGGCTTCGAGGTTTACTGCGTCGCCCACGGCGCGTTCGCTTAATGCGGTGGACTCAAACGTGTGCGGGATAATCCAAATTGTGAAACTTTCTTTCTCAACCGCGGCCACGGTGAGACTGATGCCGTCCACGGCGATGGAGCCTTTGTGAATGACGTAGCGCATCACGTCATCGGGCGCGGCGATTTGGAGTTGATGGTCGTCGCCGGTTTTTTCCCACGTAATTATTTTCCCCATCCCATCAATGTGGCCGGTGACAAAATGGCCACCCAAACGCCCACCCGCTTCGAGGCTGCGCTCGAGATTCACCAACGAACCCGCGCGGCAATGTTGGAGGTTGGTGAGGTTCCAAGTTTCGTTGAGCAAATCAAACTGCGCGGTCTTGGCGCGGCCTTTGGGGATGAGCTCGGCTACGGTGAGGCAACAGCCATTGACCGCGAGGCTGTCGCCCACCTTAAGCCCGCCGCCGGTTTTGCGGAGGGTCAGCGTGAGCCGAATGGATTTGTCGGTCGGCTGGATGGATTCCACCGTGCCGGTTTCTTCGATAATGCCCGTAAACATTGCGCCGCACTCAATCGCTCACCACGCGCGCCGTCAACAACAAATCCGGCCCGAGCCGCCGCCATTGCACGTTTGTAAGCTTGGGAGCTTGTTTCAAATTCGCCGCGCCTTTGCCGCCCACGGCGGGTCGCGCGTGTTTTCCGCCCAACACTTTGGGTGCATAAAAAAACGCCACGCGCTGCGCCAGTTTGTTTTCAATGAAAGAGGCGTTCACTTCGCCGCCACCTTCGACGAGTAATTGCGTGACCTCCTCACGCCCCAGCCGCTTGAGCAACCAACGCAAATCCACGCGCCCTTTGCGCGCGGGCGCCTCAATGACATCCACCCGTTTCCGCAATGCCTCCACCCGCCGCGCAGGTGCGCCTTTCGCAACCACCACCGTGGTGAGCGCGGCGTGTTCGTCGGCCACCACATTAGCCGTCACTGGCGTCCGTGCTTTGGAATCCAAAATAATTCGACGCAGTGAATTCTTCGCACCGCGCACAGTAAGGCTGGGGTCATCGGCAAGCACAGTCTCGATGCCGACAAGAATCGCATCCGCGCCTTTGCGCAAATGCATTGCCTCACGTCGCGCGGCTTCACTGGTGATCCATTTGGACTCGCCGTGCTCCGTGGCGATTTTTCCATCGAGCGTCATCGCAGCTTTCACGGTGACCAGCGGAGTGCCTTTTACAATCCAATGATTGAACGCGGCATTCAATTCCGTTGCTTCATCGGCTAAAATATTTTTAACGACCTCAATCCCCGCGCGCCGCAACACGCGAAAGGCACGTCCGGAATGAGCGGGGTTCGGATCCTTGGCCGCCACCACCACACGCGCGATGCCCGCCTCGATGATGGCCTCCGTGCAAGGCGGCGTTTTACCGGTGGTACTGCAGGGCTCAAGCGTGACGTACAGCGTCGAGCCTTTCACATTGTAATCGTGCTTGCGCGCGTTATTGAGCGCGGCAATTTCCGCGTGTGGGCCTCCCGCGCGGCGATGCCAACCTTTGCCAATCACCACGCTGCCTTTCACCAATATCGCGCCGACCATCGGATTGGGCGAAGTGAGGGCATAACCCTTGCGCGCTAAGGCGAGCGCCTCGCGCATACGAATCTCATCGGGGTTTTGCACGGCGAAAGCCTACTCCGCAAAGAGCGCTTCGGCAAACTGTGAGGCGACGAAGGGCTGCAAATCATCCGCCTGTTCACCGAGCCCAATGAATTTGATGGGCAAATCCAGCTCCTGATGAATCGCCACCACCATGCCCCCTTTACTGGTGCCATCAAGTTTGGTGATCACGAGGCCGGTGAGCGGAACTGTCTTATTGAATTCACGCGCTTGCGTAAGCGCGTTCATCCCGGTGGAGGCATCAAGAACAAGCAGCACCTCGTGGGGCGCGCCCTCGGCTTGACGACCGATCACGCGGTGCAATTTCTCCAGCTCCTGCATTAGATTGCTTTTGGTGTGCAGCCGACCGGCGGTGTCGATGAAAAGGTAATCCGCCTTGCGTGATTGTGCGGCACTGAGGGCATCGTGCCCCACCGCAGCGGGATCCGCACCGTAGCTGCCGGCAATGACCGGCACATCCAATCGTCCGCCCCATTCCTTGAGTTGCTCCACTGCGGCGGCGCGAAAGGTATCACACGCAGCAAGCACAGCCGTGCCGCCGTGGGTTTGCACGCGATGCGCGAGCTTGGCGGCGGTGGTCGTTTTGCCTGCACCATTAACGCCAACCATCGATACGACGGTGAGCCCACCGGGATGGTAATTTAGCCCCGGGGGTTCACCATTGAATGTAGAGATCACTTCGCGCCGTGCGACCGTCAGAACGTCGAGTCCATCTTTGCCCTGAGATTCGTAATTGGCTTTGACTGCCGTGAGAATGCGTTGAGTCATTGGCAGGCCGAGGTCGGCGCTGATGAGCGTGTGCTCAATTTCCTCAAGGGTATCCTCATCGAGCTTGGGCGAGCGCGAAACGATGCGGTGAATCTCGTGCGACAGCTTTGCCTGCGTGCGTTGAAGGCCCGCCTTAAATTTATCGAACAACCCCATTTACGCGGCCACGGCTGATTTCATTTTTGCGATAAAACTTACCGGCACTTTCACCGCGCCAATGAGCGGTTTGCCTTTATTTTCGCCGTGGCAATCGGAGCCGCCGGTGACGAGCAAACTATACTGCTCGGCGAGCATCAAATAATGCTCCGTCATCGGCGTGCTGTGGCGTGTGTAGAGGCATTCGAGTCCGTCCATTCCCAATTCCACCAAGGGCGGAATGACCTCGTCGCGATGATACAACCCCGGATGCGCGAGCACCGCCAGGCCATCAGCATCGTGAATCAGTTGAATGGCCTCCGCCGCGCTTAGCTTCGCCTTGGTGACCCAAGCGGGCTTGCCTTTTTTGAGCCATTTATTAAACGCTTCATCGAGGTTTCGGCAATGCCCCGCCTCAACCAACGCGCGGCCAATGTGCGGACGCCCCGGCGCATCGCAATCAGCTATGCGCATTACGTCTTCGGCAGTGATTGCGATGCCGAGCCCGTTGAGTTTGGCGACCATTTCGTGAATGCGATGGCGGCGTACTTCCTGATATTTGGCCAGCTCACTGAGCAGACGCGGGTTTTCGAGGTCCAGAAAATAACCGAGCAGATGCAGCTCAAAGCCATCCAGCTCCACGGTAAATTCGCAGCCGGAAACAAACTCGATGTCGAGCTCCGCGCACGCGGCACCCATCCGGGCGCAGCCATCGATGGTATCGTGATCGGTGAGTGACATCACCGAAAGCCCAACGCGTTTGCCGTGGCCGGCGAGTTCCTCGGGCGTGTACGTGCCGTCAGAAAAATTTGTGTGGAGGTGGAGGTCGGCGTACATCAACGCGCCTCCGTGGCCTCGCGCGCGGGGCGATTCAAACGCGATTTGATGTTGTCAAGAATGCCATTCACGAATTTTCCGCTTTCCTCGGTAGAAAATTTCTTTGCGAGATCGACCGCTTCGTTGATGCTCACCACTGGCGGAATGTCATCGCGATGGAGCATTTCGTAAATGGCGAGCCGCAGGATGTTGCGATCCACGCCGGCCATGCGATCGAGATCCCAATTGGCGGCGTTTTGAGTGAGCTCGGCATCAAGCGCATCGCGGTGCTCGAGCACGCCCCGCACGAGTGGCTCGGCAAATTGCTGGATGGCGACGTCGTCCGTGGTCGGCGGCGGCAATTCCTTTTCCTTGCCCCAATTGGTTTTGCCCTCCTGCACCTCGGCCACCGCCGGACGATGATGCATCCAAAAATGCTCCAACGCCGAAACCAAATCCTCTGGAGGATTCAGTTCGTGCTGAAACAAAAATTGAACCGCGCGCTCACGCGCGTGACGTCGGGTGCCCATAGCGATAGCTTACGGGAGAAGCATTTCGAGCAAAAGCAAATTCGGAATGGCTAATACCGGGGCACGTTCGGATCAATCTCATCCGCCCACGCGTTGATGCCGCCGGCGACGCTTTTGCAGTATTTGAAGCCTTGTTGCTTGAGGAAATCCACCGCTTTCAATGAACGCGCGCCCATTTTGCAGTGGAGATAAATCGTTTGGTTCGGATCCAGCTCGGTGAACCGTTGCGGTAATTCGCTGAGCGGAATCATCGGCACGCCGTCGACCTTGGCAATCTCCGCCTCGTCGTGTTCACGCACGTCTACCACCGCAATGTCATTGCCCGCGAGTGCTTCTTTCATTTGCTGCACGGTGACTTCGTCGGGGTGCTGTTGCGGATCTTCCGGCTCGAGGCCGATGCCGCAGAACTCTTCGTAATCAACCAACTCCGTGATGGTCGGGTTGTCGCCACAGATGGGACACTTAGGATCACGCCGCAATTTCAGCTCACGGAATTTCATATCCAGCGCATTGAAGAGCATCAATCGATTCACCAATGGCGAGCCTTTACCGAGGGCAAGTTTCAGAATTTCCGTCGCCTGAATGCAGCCGACGATGCCGGGTAACACGCCCAACACGCCGCCTTCCGCACAGCTCGGCACCATTCCCGGCGGTGGCGGTTCGGGGTACAGGCAGCGATAGCATGGGCCACCCAGTTCTGGCGCGAACACGCTGGCTTGGCCTTCGAAACGAAAAATGGAGCCATACACGTTTGGCTTTTTCAAAAGCACACACGCGTCGTTGGTCAGATAGCGAGTGGGAAAATTATCCGTACCGTCCACCACAATGTCGTAAGGCGCCATGATTTCCATCACGTTATCCGCGCTCAATCGCGTTTCGTGCACCACCACTTCCACCTCGGGATTGATGGAGTTGATGGTCTCTTTACCCGACTCCACTTTGGGTCGACCCACATCGGCCGTGCCGTGGGCGATCTGTCGTTGCAGATTTGAAAAATCCACCACATCAAAATCCACGATGCCAATTTTGCCGATGCCCGCCGCCGCGAGATACATCGAGATGGGCGACCCCAACCCGCCCGTGCCAATGCACAGCACGCTGGTGGCCTTCAGTTTCTTTTGCCCCGCCATGCCCACCTCAGGCAAAATCAGGTGCCGCGAATAGCGGCTAATCTCTTCGTTGCTCAGTTCCACGCTCATTACAAAAATAAATATGGACAGCCACACAGCTGTCCGGAAACAATAAATGCGCCTCAAGTGAGACGCCAAGTCAATCCGAAAACCGCCGCTGACACATTACGCCGTGCCAGCAAACTCCGCGCGCGTCTGGCTATTGTGCTCGGCAGCGGCTTCCAATCCGTCGCCCAAGCGATGACCGTCGCTCGCGCCGTGCCCTACGCCAAACTCGCCGGATTTCCCAAACCCACCGTCGCCGGTCACACTGGCAAAGCCATCATCGGCACGCTCGGTGGCACGGAAATCGTGGTGCTCAGCGGACGCGCACATTATTACGAAGGTCACTCGCTAGAAACCGTCACGTTCCCAATTCGCGTCTTGGCCGAGTACGGCATCGAAAACATTTTACTTACCAACGCCGCCGGGGGTATCAACAAAAAATTCAACCCCGGTGAATTGATGCTGCTCACCGACCACCTCAATTTCATTGGCGACAACCCCCTGCGCGGAGCCCTCACCAAAGGTCGCGAGCGTTTTATTGACCTCACCCAAACCTACGATCCCGCCCTCAACACATCCATCCAAGCCGCCGCGCGCAAAACCAAAACCAAACTCCATCGCGGTGTCTACTGCGCCCTCAGCGGCCCCAGTTACGAAACCCCCGCCGAGATTCGCGCCCTTGCAAAGCTCGGTGCCGACGCCGTGGGAATGAGCACCGTGCCCGAAGCCATCGTCGCCCGCCAATGCGGCCTGAGCGTCGCCGCCCTTTCCTGCATCACCAACCCCGCCGCCGGCATCAGCAAAACTCCACTGTCGCACGCGGAAGTTTTGGGGATTGGCGAACAAGCCAGCACGCAAGCGGTGAAATTGATCACTGAATTTTCTGCCGGCAAGATGCCCGCAACACATTGACGCCATGCCCCACACCAAACTCATCCAAGCCGCACTCGCTGCCCGCAAACAATCCGTCGCGCCCTATTCCAAATTCAACGTTGGCGCGGCATTGCTTACCGCGAGCGGGGAAATCGTCAGCGGCGCAAACGTCGAAAGCGCCAGCTACGGCCTCAGCTGCTGCGCCGAACGCGTTGCCCTTTTCAAAGCACTCACCGATGGCGACGACCACCGCGATTTCACCACCATCGCCATCGCCTCCCCCGGCGGGGCAGCTCCTTGCGGTGCGTGCCGCCAACTCCTTGCGGAATATGCGGGACAAGCCGAAGTGATTCTCATCAACAGCGAATCGCCGAACACACCCTCAGTCACTCCAATGGCAGACTTACTCCCCAACGCCTTTACCGGCGATGACTTTCCTAAAACCTAAACTTTTTTCAAATTCTTCGGGTTCAGGGGCAATAAATCTTTTGGCAAAAACAAGCCGTCTTTGCGGATGAGTTCGCCATCGAACCAGACTTCGCCACCGCCCCATTCTTTGCGTTGGATGAGAACCATATCCCAATGGACGGCGGAGCGATTTCCGTTATCGCAATCCTCGTAGGCTTGGCCGGGGGTGAAGTGCAGCGAGCCGGCGATTTTTTCGTCGAACAAAATATCGCACATCGGGTTCATCACGAAGGGATTGAGCCCGAGCG comes from Limisphaerales bacterium and encodes:
- a CDS encoding Gfo/Idh/MocA family oxidoreductase; protein product: MKTTSLSRRQFLTTTALAFPYVATRSWAKSPNSTVRHVSFGANGMAFADLNAISGVSNVEMIACAEIDPARQDRFAKKFPKAKRYTDWRKLLDKEAKNFDTANVSTPDHMHAPIAMGAMQLGKHVYVQKPLSHDVFESRKLREYAAANKLVTQMGIQVHSSQVYREAVELVHQGAIGKVTEVHTWSSKKWGDTSPRPSRKDKIPAGMDWDAWCGVATKNDFINGYYHPGNWRRRLDYGTGTFGDMGCHIYDPMYGAVGLTAPISVRSEGPAPVANSHSWNINAKIHYVFPGTKYTEGKTINVTWYDGDQRPDANVQKRIGRGLPGQGSVLFGTKGHMIIPHVGKAILLPEDKYKDYKRPEIGAVNHWESFIYASRGEGKTSANFDYSGPMTEAILLGGIATRYPKEELRWDADKLTFSNNSIATALVKREYRKGWEVEGL
- a CDS encoding SAM-dependent methyltransferase; its protein translation is MRTLPAIIRRLAFSRLSVCPLSNKAWSRRLRVDAAGDIGSGCGGVCKTTRDASQAMNELEQRIHNEIAQKGGIPFRRFMELALYEPGLGYYEKQHKVGRRGDFFTSVSVGSVFGELLAFQFSEWLAELEGPIQLVEAGAHDGRLANDILETFRVWHPGIYERMTFVLLEPSRVRQEWQSEMLASHEGKIQWRKEMPPAIHGVFFCNELLDAFPAQKLEWDSETKSWFECGVGESGGQFEWHRMDAVKDSWNVGGGLPDGTGMVQVPTLTPFWNEVCTSLRKGRAVAIDYFLEEEEFFAPPRPHGTLRAYHGQRQTDNLLANVGEQDLTASVNLAALGFAAEAAGVHERIVSTQAQWLVSIFEKTLQNQDCFPEWTPERIRQFQTLVHPEHLGRAFKVLENWRG
- a CDS encoding TlyA family RNA methyltransferase; the encoded protein is MSPAASTRKRLDQALFDNGQTESREKAKRLIMAGKVRINDQLARKPSDSVLPEDTLKIEEPEKYVSRGGFKLEKALKDFSIKVKDAIAVDLGASTGGFTDCLLQAGARRVYAVDVGKGQLAWHLRRDHRVIVMEKTNARHLDRNALPKNFERADVITIDCSFISLRKIIPAAVALLRGGGTLIALIKPQFEAAKIEVDKGAGVIKDPAIHARVIHELKAFVEEHGGLVWRGDTESPLTGPKGNKEFLAWIEKK
- a CDS encoding NAD(+)/NADH kinase, whose translation is MKKNKSIKTVGLIANPKHATETGLAREAANLITGAGRKLMVDQTTVTATGVDGITLPNLIELARLCDLMVVVGGDGTVLHVARKTAGCNTPILGVNSGRLGFLTSASEETLEEGLGSLWSGKYIVDPLPLIEAAGEHNGNKYKALALNDILISRGANPRLVELEVAMDGEALTHYRCDGLIVATPAGSTAYSLAAGGAVVTPRAEVLTLNPICPQALSNRPLIISFASTIEVKILKHRAETYLSADGQMQTELATGDCIRIRRSRQKARLVRLEGHSFFETLRHKLNWTGSHA
- a CDS encoding LacI family DNA-binding transcriptional regulator gives rise to the protein MVRLKDIAASAGVSVMTVSKALRDEPDISAKTKSRIKTLAAEVGYVPNHSARGLRTRKTHQFGLVISSLTNPVYTRTFMAIEEQAHELGYEIILAQTLNNPEREAACIRRLLARQVDGLFIRPVYRADPAAAIYDELKQRGTPTVILGHRALFCSDFPNVETDDLAATEAATQHLLELGHRRIACFAGPTFAPWAQERFEGYRRALMGQQIEADEKLIFHSGSTIEEGKAAALQLINERPGATAILAANDLVAIGAATTLLDQGVKIPEDISVVGFGNTLTAEYFRVPLTTVSQPKYRRGISAMESMTTLLAGETVGTKRLAAELVIRKSTAAPL
- a CDS encoding riboflavin synthase; this encodes MFTGIIEETGTVESIQPTDKSIRLTLTLRKTGGGLKVGDSLAVNGCCLTVAELIPKGRAKTAQFDLLNETWNLTNLQHCRAGSLVNLERSLEAGGRLGGHFVTGHIDGMGKIITWEKTGDDHQLQIAAPDDVMRYVIHKGSIAVDGISLTVAAVEKESFTIWIIPHTFESTALSERAVGDAVNLEADMLGKYVERFAAR
- the ribD gene encoding bifunctional diaminohydroxyphosphoribosylaminopyrimidine deaminase/5-amino-6-(5-phosphoribosylamino)uracil reductase RibD; amino-acid sequence: MREALALARKGYALTSPNPMVGAILVKGSVVIGKGWHRRAGGPHAEIAALNNARKHDYNVKGSTLYVTLEPCSTTGKTPPCTEAIIEAGIARVVVAAKDPNPAHSGRAFRVLRRAGIEVVKNILADEATELNAAFNHWIVKGTPLVTVKAAMTLDGKIATEHGESKWITSEAARREAMHLRKGADAILVGIETVLADDPSLTVRGAKNSLRRIILDSKARTPVTANVVADEHAALTTVVVAKGAPARRVEALRKRVDVIEAPARKGRVDLRWLLKRLGREEVTQLLVEGGGEVNASFIENKLAQRVAFFYAPKVLGGKHARPAVGGKGAANLKQAPKLTNVQWRRLGPDLLLTARVVSD